The following are from one region of the Anaeropeptidivorans aminofermentans genome:
- a CDS encoding TIGR04282 family arsenosugar biosynthesis glycosyltransferase has product MKNRAIILFTRIPAAGRTKTRLQPFLDGKSCCRLHRAFIKDIYNVIKKIDADVYVYCTAENNIKNSAGLFYDNPALFMQRGETLGQRMDNAISEVLDLGHEACVLIGTDVPLIGPENIENAFEILQYKDVVISPVEDGGYYLIGMKKSCKSIFSIEYGNSSVTENTIKAIEKTGKTYGLGMPTFDIDYKEDLLRLAEVLKEDYSISCKNTREELHNIIFYGGQNAGF; this is encoded by the coding sequence ATGAAAAATAGGGCCATTATACTTTTTACCAGAATACCGGCCGCCGGAAGGACAAAGACGAGGCTTCAGCCTTTTCTCGACGGTAAATCCTGCTGCAGGCTTCATAGGGCCTTTATTAAAGATATTTATAATGTAATAAAGAAGATTGATGCAGATGTTTATGTATACTGCACAGCCGAAAATAATATCAAGAATTCAGCCGGCTTGTTTTACGATAATCCGGCTCTCTTTATGCAAAGAGGTGAAACCCTTGGCCAAAGAATGGATAACGCAATTTCTGAGGTTTTAGACTTAGGCCATGAGGCCTGCGTATTGATAGGCACAGATGTTCCTCTAATAGGGCCTGAAAATATAGAAAACGCCTTTGAAATACTTCAATATAAGGACGTAGTAATATCCCCGGTAGAAGACGGCGGATATTATCTTATAGGAATGAAAAAAAGCTGTAAAAGTATTTTTTCCATAGAATACGGCAACAGCTCCGTTACGGAAAATACCATTAAAGCCATAGAAAAGACCGGAAAAACCTACGGCCTTGGCATGCCCACTTTTGATATTGATTATAAAGAAGATCTTCTCAGGCTTGCGGAAGTTTTAAAAGAGGACTATTCCATAAGCTGCAAAAACACACGGGAAGAGCTTCATAATATTATTTTTTACGGAGGACAGAATGCGGGATTTTGA
- a CDS encoding aminoglycoside phosphotransferase family protein: MRDFDLSLISKSESFRKALGISPERPIEFKLLGSGEYNINYLFGYPENGRKMVLRLPMGSQMHLSNQARYEYNALLLLKESGRTPEPLYIDESNEAFPYGFLIMSYLTGKPLVYEEHMEIAAQILSDIHNTPVSEKNHLIRPPNPLFAILEECHSMAKIYLDYDKGSKEVKSLIKELLEKGKLIIEKGKDYGKRCIINTELNSGNFLINGEGEKNYLIDWEKPLYAYRGQDLGHFLAPTTTFWKTDTVLSKRDILAFIESYCKYSEAHEEPERLWQSIMPYFAMTCLRGITWCAMAWVEYQSPERAIKNEYTYKKIQEYLKTSFLENIRNEYMV, encoded by the coding sequence ATGCGGGATTTTGATTTGAGCTTAATTTCAAAGTCTGAAAGTTTCAGAAAGGCCCTTGGCATTTCTCCTGAAAGGCCGATTGAATTTAAACTTCTTGGTTCGGGAGAATATAATATTAATTATTTATTCGGTTATCCCGAAAACGGCAGAAAAATGGTTTTGAGGCTTCCCATGGGCAGTCAAATGCATCTTTCAAATCAGGCTCGGTATGAATATAATGCTTTGCTTCTTTTAAAGGAAAGCGGAAGAACCCCAGAGCCTTTATATATTGACGAAAGCAATGAGGCTTTTCCTTATGGCTTTCTTATTATGAGCTACTTGACGGGAAAACCGCTTGTTTACGAAGAGCATATGGAAATAGCGGCCCAGATACTTTCCGATATACATAATACGCCAGTATCCGAGAAGAATCATCTTATACGTCCTCCTAATCCTCTTTTTGCTATCCTTGAGGAATGCCATAGCATGGCAAAAATATATTTAGATTATGATAAAGGTTCTAAGGAAGTAAAATCACTCATCAAAGAGCTTTTGGAAAAGGGTAAGCTTATCATAGAAAAAGGAAAGGATTACGGTAAGCGCTGCATCATTAATACAGAGCTTAATTCCGGTAATTTCTTAATAAACGGAGAAGGCGAAAAAAACTATCTCATAGACTGGGAGAAGCCTTTATACGCTTATCGAGGGCAGGATTTAGGGCATTTTCTTGCCCCTACCACAACTTTCTGGAAAACCGATACTGTTCTTTCAAAAAGAGATATTTTAGCCTTTATAGAAAGCTACTGTAAATATTCTGAAGCTCATGAGGAGCCGGAGAGACTATGGCAAAGCATCATGCCTTATTTTGCCATGACCTGCTTACGCGGAATTACATGGTGCGCTATGGCGTGGGTGGAATATCAAAGCCCTGAAAGAGCTATTAAAAATGAATATACTTATAAAAAAATACAAGAATATTTAAAGACATCCTTCCTTGAAAATATAAGAAATGAGTACATGGTTTAA
- a CDS encoding TIGR04283 family arsenosugar biosynthesis glycosyltransferase produces the protein MNDFKISIIIPVYNEERTIKALINNLKTIKNPYEIIFVDGGSTDKTPEIIKRDFILLNSPEKGRANQMNYGALKAKGDVLFFLHADSILKPDCIGKINETLHKGYKAGCFKIKFDSRSLLMKICAFMSNFRVIFRNIAFGDQGIFIFKDYFLKLGGFASIPIMEDYKLSMDIKKGGEKIGLVKGNIITSERRFLKNGRLRTMWKMQKLQYMFRKGKDINKIAVLYKNTD, from the coding sequence ATGAATGATTTTAAAATATCAATAATTATCCCCGTATACAATGAAGAGAGAACTATTAAAGCCCTTATAAATAATCTAAAAACCATAAAAAACCCATATGAAATCATATTCGTTGACGGCGGAAGCACGGATAAAACCCCCGAAATCATTAAAAGGGATTTTATTCTTCTCAATTCTCCTGAAAAGGGCAGAGCAAACCAAATGAATTACGGGGCATTAAAGGCAAAGGGTGATGTTTTATTTTTTCTCCATGCAGACAGTATTTTAAAGCCGGACTGTATTGGAAAAATCAATGAAACCCTTCATAAGGGCTATAAAGCAGGCTGCTTTAAAATTAAATTTGACAGCAGAAGCCTTCTTATGAAGATATGCGCCTTTATGTCAAATTTTCGCGTCATATTCAGAAATATAGCCTTTGGCGACCAAGGCATATTTATATTTAAGGACTATTTTTTAAAACTGGGGGGTTTTGCCTCTATTCCCATTATGGAAGATTATAAGCTCTCTATGGATATAAAAAAGGGTGGGGAGAAAATAGGCCTTGTCAAAGGCAACATTATAACCTCTGAGCGCCGTTTTTTAAAAAACGGAAGGCTCAGAACCATGTGGAAGATGCAAAAACTCCAGTATATGTTCCGAAAAGGTAAAGACATTAATAAAATAGCTGTTTTATATAAAAATACGGATTAA
- a CDS encoding nucleoside hydrolase: MEKLIIDCDNTFGIEGCDIDDGLAIIYALASNKYDIIGITTTFGNSTIDTVYPNTLKFMKQIGRPEIPVLKGASSNAFDNQAAKFLADVAEQYKGQISVLATGSLTNLYHAYRIDGAFYENLKELSLMGGITEPLIINGKVLNELNFSCDYEASFNVLTYGKNIKIATGNNCLAALFTKASFDKLNSEGNAFLSWLYKEGQYWFKREKEVFKNEGIYKWDVYAAAVLINPDLFHDRLIAVAPDRDSLKTGFLLGEGEKRIVNLPEIKDPAVYIQHVYEAYKAFSFIE; encoded by the coding sequence ATGGAAAAATTAATCATAGACTGTGACAATACCTTCGGCATTGAAGGCTGCGATATAGATGACGGGCTTGCTATTATATACGCCTTGGCAAGCAATAAATATGATATTATAGGAATTACCACCACCTTTGGAAACAGCACCATTGACACTGTTTATCCCAATACCCTAAAATTCATGAAGCAGATAGGAAGGCCTGAAATACCCGTCTTAAAAGGCGCGTCATCAAATGCATTCGATAATCAGGCGGCAAAATTTCTTGCGGATGTGGCAGAGCAATATAAAGGGCAAATCAGCGTTCTTGCCACCGGCTCTTTAACTAATTTATATCATGCCTACAGGATTGACGGCGCTTTTTATGAAAATTTGAAAGAACTGTCTTTAATGGGGGGCATAACAGAGCCTCTTATTATAAACGGAAAAGTATTAAATGAACTGAATTTTTCATGCGATTATGAAGCGTCTTTTAATGTATTGACTTATGGGAAAAATATAAAAATAGCCACAGGCAATAACTGCCTTGCTGCCTTGTTTACAAAAGCGTCTTTTGATAAATTAAATTCCGAAGGAAATGCTTTTTTGAGCTGGCTTTACAAAGAAGGCCAATACTGGTTTAAAAGGGAGAAGGAAGTTTTTAAAAATGAAGGAATTTATAAATGGGACGTATATGCCGCCGCAGTACTTATAAATCCTGATTTATTTCATGACCGGCTTATTGCTGTAGCTCCCGATAGAGACTCTTTAAAAACAGGATTTTTACTGGGGGAAGGGGAGAAGCGGATAGTTAATCTTCCTGAGATAAAAGACCCGGCAGTCTACATACAGCATGTTTATGAGGCCTATAAGGCGTTTAGTTTTATAGAATAA